A single genomic interval of Streptomyces sp. NBC_00663 harbors:
- a CDS encoding ROK family transcriptional regulator translates to MPASPSTARAINDRLALRLLQQEGPLTAGQLKQLTGLSRPTVADLVERLAAAGLIEVAGESGEQRRGPNAKLYGIVADRAHLAALDVRTEGVSVVVSDLLGRVLAESSVPIAGDIGTGPAVEQAVALVERVAKEAGADRLHTVGIGAPGLIDPATGELRNSTGLPEWHRRLVATLQERLPETRVHVENETNLAALAEQRDGAARDRDTFVLLWLGHGTGAAVVLDGALRRGASGGTGEIGFLPVPGTHGLPSATGCEGGFHSLAGSAAIAELAGEHGVVAEAAEYEPVAAALVRAAVASTATAFLNTLADRLAVGVSSVVAVLDPGCVVLGGEVGQAGGEELAARVEERVRRMSPLPTKVRSSELGGTAVLRGALLTARDRAQDDLFSPPER, encoded by the coding sequence ATGCCCGCATCCCCCAGCACCGCCCGGGCCATCAACGACCGGCTCGCCCTGCGTCTGCTCCAGCAGGAAGGCCCGTTGACGGCAGGGCAGTTGAAGCAGCTCACCGGTCTGTCCCGGCCGACGGTCGCCGACCTCGTCGAGCGCCTCGCCGCGGCCGGTCTGATCGAGGTGGCCGGGGAGTCGGGCGAGCAGCGACGCGGCCCGAACGCGAAGTTGTACGGCATCGTCGCCGACCGGGCCCACCTGGCCGCGCTGGACGTCCGCACCGAGGGCGTCTCCGTCGTCGTATCGGATCTGCTGGGCCGGGTGCTGGCCGAGTCCTCGGTCCCGATCGCCGGGGACATCGGCACCGGACCTGCGGTCGAGCAGGCGGTGGCCCTGGTCGAACGGGTCGCCAAGGAGGCCGGGGCCGACCGCCTCCACACCGTCGGCATCGGCGCCCCCGGCCTCATCGACCCCGCCACCGGCGAACTCCGGAACTCCACGGGCCTGCCCGAGTGGCACCGCCGTCTGGTCGCCACCCTCCAGGAACGCCTCCCGGAAACCCGCGTCCACGTCGAGAACGAGACCAACCTGGCGGCCCTGGCCGAACAGCGCGACGGGGCGGCGCGGGACCGGGACACCTTCGTCCTCCTGTGGCTCGGTCACGGCACCGGCGCGGCCGTGGTCCTGGACGGCGCCCTGCGCCGCGGCGCGTCCGGCGGCACGGGCGAGATCGGCTTCCTGCCGGTACCGGGCACGCACGGCCTGCCGTCGGCGACGGGCTGCGAGGGCGGCTTCCACTCCCTGGCGGGCTCGGCGGCGATCGCGGAACTGGCGGGGGAGCACGGGGTGGTGGCGGAGGCGGCTGAGTACGAGCCGGTGGCGGCAGCCTTGGTGCGGGCGGCGGTGGCCTCGACAGCCACGGCATTCCTGAACACCCTCGCCGACCGCCTCGCCGTAGGCGTCTCGTCGGTCGTCGCCGTTCTGGACCCGGGGTGTGTGGTGCTGGGCGGCGAGGTGGGTCAGGCGGGTGGGGAAGAACTGGCGGCGAGGGTGGAGGAACGGGTCCGCCGCATGTCACCGCTGCCGACGAAGGTGCGATCCAGTGAGCTTGGCGGTACAGCCGTACTCCGAGGCGCCCTGCTGACGGCGCGGGACCGAGCCCAGGACGACCTGTTCAGCCCGCCTGAGCGCTGA
- a CDS encoding bifunctional 3,4-dihydroxy-2-butanone-4-phosphate synthase/GTP cyclohydrolase II — MSTATILYSTDGIEDFALDPVEQAVADIAAGRPIVVVDDEDRENEGDLVVAAEKVTPEIVAFMMSECRGLICAPMEGEELDRLKLPQMVDDNTEQMKTAFTVSVDASGAHGVTTGISAADRATTLQLLASGDAGPTDFVRPGHVFPLRAQPGGVLTRNGHTEAAVDLARLAGLRPAGAIVEIAGEDGRMLRLPELIPFARKHGLTIISIEDLIAYRRSAEPTVRREAEVQLPTAHGEFTAYGYRSTVDGVEHVALVHGEIGDGADVLVRVHSECLTGDVFGSARCDCGPQLDASLERIQSEGRGVVVYLRGHEGRGIGLLSKLRAYELQERGRDTLDANLELGLPADARDYGAGAQILKDLGVRSVRLLTNNPDKSDALLRHGIEVNSRVPMPVQAGEHNLRYLRTKRDRMGHDLPWLDTAPAAPVSACNNQ, encoded by the coding sequence ATGAGTACGGCAACGATCCTCTACAGCACGGACGGCATCGAGGACTTCGCGCTCGACCCCGTCGAGCAGGCCGTCGCCGACATCGCGGCCGGCCGCCCCATCGTCGTCGTCGACGACGAGGACCGGGAGAACGAGGGCGACCTCGTCGTCGCGGCCGAGAAGGTCACCCCCGAGATCGTGGCCTTCATGATGAGCGAGTGCCGTGGCCTGATCTGCGCCCCCATGGAGGGCGAGGAGCTGGACCGGCTCAAGCTCCCGCAGATGGTCGACGACAACACCGAGCAGATGAAGACGGCGTTCACCGTCTCCGTCGACGCCTCCGGCGCCCATGGCGTGACCACCGGCATCTCCGCCGCCGACCGCGCCACCACGCTCCAGCTGCTGGCGAGCGGCGACGCCGGGCCCACCGACTTCGTCCGCCCCGGCCATGTCTTCCCGCTGCGCGCCCAGCCCGGCGGTGTCCTGACCCGCAACGGCCACACCGAGGCCGCCGTCGACCTCGCCCGCCTCGCGGGCCTGCGCCCGGCCGGCGCGATCGTCGAGATCGCCGGCGAGGACGGCCGGATGCTGCGGCTGCCCGAGCTGATCCCCTTCGCCCGCAAGCACGGCCTGACGATCATCTCCATCGAGGACCTGATCGCCTACCGGCGCTCCGCCGAACCCACCGTCCGCCGCGAGGCCGAGGTCCAGCTGCCCACCGCCCACGGCGAGTTCACGGCGTACGGCTACCGCTCCACGGTCGACGGCGTCGAGCACGTCGCCCTCGTCCACGGCGAGATCGGTGACGGCGCGGACGTCCTGGTCCGGGTCCACTCCGAATGCCTCACCGGCGATGTCTTCGGCTCCGCCCGCTGCGACTGCGGCCCCCAGCTCGACGCCTCCCTGGAGCGCATCCAGTCCGAGGGCAGGGGAGTGGTCGTCTACCTGCGCGGCCACGAGGGACGCGGCATCGGCCTGCTGTCCAAGCTGCGGGCGTACGAACTTCAGGAGCGCGGCCGTGACACCCTCGACGCCAACCTGGAGCTCGGCCTGCCCGCCGACGCCCGGGACTACGGCGCCGGCGCCCAGATCCTCAAGGACCTCGGCGTGCGCAGCGTCCGTCTGCTGACCAACAACCCCGACAAGTCCGACGCCCTGCTGCGGCACGGCATCGAGGTCAACAGCCGGGTGCCCATGCCCGTCCAGGCGGGCGAGCACAACCTCCGCTATCTGCGCACCAAGCGGGACCGGATGGGCCACGACCTGCCCTGGCTGGACACCGCCCCCGCGGCCCCCGTGTCGGCCTGCAACAACCAGTAA
- a CDS encoding phosphoribosyl-ATP diphosphatase translates to MSNKTFEELFTELQHKAANGDPATSRTAELVGKGVHAIGKKVVEEAAEVWMAAEYEGKEAAAEEISQLLYHVQVMMVARGISLDDVYAHL, encoded by the coding sequence ATGTCCAATAAGACGTTCGAGGAGCTCTTCACCGAGCTCCAGCACAAGGCCGCAAACGGCGACCCCGCCACCTCCCGCACCGCGGAACTGGTCGGCAAGGGCGTCCATGCCATCGGCAAGAAGGTCGTCGAGGAAGCCGCCGAAGTCTGGATGGCCGCCGAGTACGAGGGCAAGGAGGCAGCCGCCGAGGAGATCTCGCAGCTGCTGTACCACGTCCAGGTGATGATGGTCGCCCGCGGCATCTCGCTGGACGACGTCTACGCCCACCTGTAA
- a CDS encoding hemolysin family protein, translating to MSVLQLLFAGLLVLANGFFVGAEFALVSVRRSQIEPLGTARARQVLYGLERLPQMMAAAQFGITVCSLTLGAVAEPTVAQLLEPVFEGIHLPQGMIHPLGYVIALAAVVFFHLVIGEMVPKNLAMAAPEKAALWLSPGLVVFARFCKPITIALGACARAILRLFGVEPKDEVESVFTSEQLNRLVEDSGQAGLLDPEEQERLEDALELGSRPVTDVLLGRESLVTVGPSITPGQVVELTARTGYSRFPVVAENGAFMGYLHVKDVLDLEESERAVPQHIWRSMTTLRSELPLDDALTVMRRAATHLAQVADASGKVLGLVALEDVLELLVGEVTDPAHRETTQVKVTEPRASGEPEEALAK from the coding sequence ATGAGTGTGCTCCAACTCCTCTTCGCCGGGCTGCTCGTGCTCGCCAACGGCTTCTTCGTCGGCGCCGAGTTCGCGCTCGTCTCCGTCCGCCGCAGCCAGATCGAACCGCTCGGCACGGCCCGCGCCCGTCAGGTCCTCTACGGTCTGGAGCGGCTGCCCCAGATGATGGCCGCCGCGCAGTTCGGCATCACCGTCTGCTCGCTGACGCTGGGCGCGGTGGCCGAACCGACCGTCGCGCAGCTGCTGGAGCCGGTCTTCGAGGGGATCCATCTGCCGCAGGGCATGATCCACCCCCTCGGCTATGTGATCGCGCTCGCCGCGGTGGTCTTCTTCCATCTCGTCATCGGCGAGATGGTCCCGAAGAACCTCGCGATGGCCGCACCGGAGAAGGCCGCGCTGTGGCTGAGCCCCGGTCTGGTCGTCTTCGCCCGCTTCTGCAAGCCGATCACGATCGCCCTCGGTGCCTGTGCCCGGGCCATCCTGCGGCTCTTCGGCGTCGAGCCCAAGGACGAGGTCGAGTCGGTCTTCACCAGTGAACAGCTCAACCGCCTGGTGGAGGACTCCGGTCAGGCCGGTCTCCTCGACCCCGAGGAGCAGGAGCGTCTGGAGGACGCGCTGGAGCTGGGCTCCCGCCCGGTCACGGACGTCCTGCTGGGACGTGAGTCGCTGGTCACCGTCGGCCCGTCGATCACCCCGGGCCAGGTGGTCGAACTGACCGCGCGCACCGGCTACTCCCGCTTCCCGGTGGTCGCCGAGAACGGCGCCTTCATGGGCTACCTGCATGTGAAGGACGTACTGGACCTGGAGGAGTCCGAGCGCGCGGTGCCGCAGCACATCTGGCGCTCCATGACGACCCTGCGCTCCGAACTCCCCCTGGACGACGCCCTGACGGTGATGCGCCGTGCGGCGACCCATCTGGCCCAGGTCGCGGACGCGTCCGGCAAGGTGCTCGGGCTGGTCGCCCTGGAGGACGTACTGGAACTCCTGGTCGGCGAGGTCACCGACCCGGCCCACCGGGAGACGACGCAGGTCAAGGTGACGGAACCCCGCGCGAGCGGGGAGCCCGAGGAGGCGCTGGCCAAGTAG
- the hisG gene encoding ATP phosphoribosyltransferase, translated as MLRIAVPNKGSLSGPAAEMLHEAGYQQRRESKELRIVDPENEVEFFYLRPRDIAIYVSSGRLDIGITGRDLLIDSGAKAEEILPLGFARSTFRFAAKPGTATGVQDLKGKTVATSYEGIVEGHLAEHGVDASVVHLDGAVETAIELGVAEVIADVVETGTSLRNAGLEVFGEPIMKSEAVVIRRTDADTSSENEPKVQQFLRRLQGVLVARTYVMMDYDCRVEQLEKAVALTPGLESPTVSPLHNEGWVAVRAMVPAKEAQRIMDDLYDIGARAILTTAIHACRL; from the coding sequence ATGCTGCGCATCGCCGTCCCCAACAAGGGTTCCCTGTCAGGCCCTGCGGCGGAGATGCTGCATGAGGCCGGCTACCAGCAGCGCCGCGAGTCCAAGGAACTGCGGATCGTCGACCCGGAGAACGAGGTGGAGTTCTTCTACCTTCGCCCCCGCGACATCGCGATCTACGTCTCCTCCGGCCGCCTCGACATCGGAATCACCGGCCGCGACCTGCTCATCGACTCCGGCGCCAAGGCCGAGGAGATCCTCCCGCTCGGCTTCGCCCGCTCCACCTTCCGCTTCGCCGCCAAGCCCGGCACCGCGACCGGCGTCCAGGACCTCAAGGGCAAGACGGTCGCCACCTCCTACGAGGGCATCGTCGAGGGCCACCTCGCCGAGCACGGCGTCGACGCCTCCGTCGTCCACCTCGACGGCGCCGTGGAGACCGCCATCGAACTCGGCGTCGCCGAGGTCATCGCGGACGTCGTCGAGACCGGCACCTCGCTGCGCAACGCGGGCCTGGAGGTCTTCGGCGAGCCGATCATGAAGTCCGAGGCCGTCGTGATCCGCCGCACGGACGCCGACACCTCCTCGGAGAACGAGCCCAAGGTCCAGCAGTTCCTGCGCCGCCTCCAGGGCGTCCTGGTCGCGCGGACGTACGTGATGATGGACTACGACTGCCGCGTCGAGCAGTTGGAGAAGGCCGTCGCCCTCACGCCGGGCCTGGAGTCACCGACCGTCTCCCCGCTGCACAACGAGGGCTGGGTCGCCGTCCGCGCGATGGTCCCCGCCAAGGAAGCCCAGCGGATCATGGACGACCTGTACGACATCGGCGCCCGGGCCATCCTGACCACGGCCATCCACGCCTGCCGTCTCTGA
- a CDS encoding PH domain-containing protein translates to MSDLPALPVTFRPGRTRAVLLTAGVAIFATITAVALLLEKLGPGERLSFVFTAALIFGVLAMLARVKVVADDSGVTVVNVASRRRLEWAEIIQVNLRPGDPWVFLNLSDGTSLPALGIQPGIAKQQAITDARALRALVEARGTRDLP, encoded by the coding sequence ATGTCCGACCTTCCCGCCCTCCCCGTCACCTTCCGCCCCGGCCGCACCCGGGCCGTCCTGCTCACCGCGGGCGTGGCGATCTTCGCCACCATCACCGCGGTCGCGCTGCTCCTGGAGAAGCTCGGCCCCGGTGAGCGGCTCAGCTTCGTCTTCACCGCGGCCCTCATCTTCGGTGTGCTGGCCATGCTGGCCCGCGTGAAGGTGGTCGCCGACGACTCCGGCGTCACCGTGGTGAACGTCGCCAGCAGGCGCCGACTGGAGTGGGCCGAGATCATCCAGGTGAACCTGCGGCCCGGCGACCCCTGGGTGTTCCTCAACCTCAGCGACGGCACCAGCCTGCCCGCCCTGGGCATCCAGCCCGGCATCGCCAAGCAGCAGGCCATCACCGACGCCCGCGCCCTGCGGGCACTCGTCGAGGCCCGCGGCACAAGGGATCTGCCGTAG
- a CDS encoding riboflavin synthase, which produces MFTGIVEELGEVTAVENLGDASRFRLRGPVVTDGAKHGDSIAVNGVCLTVVEHEGDEFTADVMAETLDRSSLGALTVGSRVNLERPTAVGARLGGHIVQGHVDGTGQVLERKPSENWEIVKVSLPADLSRYVVEKGSITVDGISLTVVDAGPDYFTVSLIPTTLDLTTLGRKQPGDPVNLEVDVVAKYVERLLASAQGAGK; this is translated from the coding sequence GTGTTCACCGGAATCGTCGAAGAACTGGGTGAGGTCACCGCCGTCGAGAATCTCGGCGACGCCTCCCGTTTCCGGCTCCGCGGCCCCGTCGTCACCGACGGCGCGAAGCACGGCGACTCCATCGCCGTGAACGGGGTCTGTCTCACCGTCGTGGAGCACGAGGGCGACGAGTTCACCGCCGACGTCATGGCGGAGACCCTCGACCGCTCCAGCCTCGGCGCCCTCACTGTCGGCTCCCGTGTCAACCTGGAGCGCCCCACCGCCGTGGGCGCCCGGCTCGGCGGCCACATCGTGCAGGGCCATGTGGACGGCACGGGCCAGGTGCTGGAGCGCAAGCCCTCCGAGAACTGGGAGATCGTGAAGGTCTCCCTCCCCGCGGACCTCTCGCGCTATGTCGTGGAGAAGGGCTCCATCACCGTCGACGGCATCAGCCTCACCGTCGTCGACGCCGGGCCCGACTACTTCACCGTCAGCCTCATCCCCACCACCCTCGACCTGACCACGCTCGGCCGCAAGCAGCCCGGCGACCCGGTCAACCTCGAGGTCGACGTCGTCGCCAAGTACGTCGAGCGGCTGCTCGCGAGCGCGCAGGGAGCGGGCAAGTGA
- a CDS encoding hemolysin family protein, with the protein MTIPLLLLAAAFVLILANGFFVAAEFGLVTVERPDAEKAAAEGDKRARTVVESLKELSFQLSGTQLGITITSLVVGMLAEPALAELLHGPFTAIGIPEGAVSGVAVVFGMLLASAVQMVIGELVPKNWAVSKPLQVARFVAGPQHAFARLFRPVIAALNAVANRLVRALGVEPTEELASARTPGELVSLARHSAQAGTLEQDTADLFVRTLSLAELTAQHVMTPRVKVSSLQSSATAEDVVNLTRATGLSRFPVYREKIDEIVGMVHLKDALAVPTHDRLRTPVGRIARPALLVPETLPVQPLLAQLRSEQPIAVVVDEYGGTAGVVTLEDIVEEIVGEVRDEHDGQDVPELAAAPPEDGRPAWDADGSCRVDILQRIGLDVPEGPYETVAGLVADLLGRIPAVGDKAELPGWRLSVRRVGHYRAERVRLVRTGVVVEAAR; encoded by the coding sequence ATGACCATCCCCCTGCTGCTCCTCGCAGCCGCCTTCGTGCTGATTCTCGCCAACGGCTTCTTCGTCGCGGCCGAGTTCGGCCTGGTGACCGTCGAGCGGCCGGACGCCGAGAAGGCCGCCGCCGAGGGCGACAAACGCGCCCGTACGGTCGTCGAGTCGCTCAAGGAGCTCTCCTTCCAGCTCTCCGGCACCCAGCTCGGCATCACCATCACCTCCCTGGTCGTCGGCATGCTCGCCGAACCGGCCCTCGCGGAGCTGCTGCACGGCCCGTTCACCGCGATCGGCATCCCCGAGGGTGCCGTCTCCGGGGTCGCGGTCGTCTTCGGCATGCTGCTGGCGTCCGCCGTGCAGATGGTGATCGGCGAACTGGTGCCCAAGAACTGGGCGGTGTCCAAGCCGCTCCAGGTCGCCCGCTTCGTCGCCGGCCCGCAGCACGCGTTCGCGCGCCTGTTCCGCCCGGTCATCGCCGCGCTGAACGCCGTCGCCAACCGTCTCGTCCGCGCCCTCGGCGTCGAGCCGACCGAGGAGCTGGCCTCCGCCCGCACCCCCGGTGAACTCGTCTCCCTGGCCCGGCACTCGGCGCAGGCCGGCACCCTGGAGCAGGACACCGCCGACCTGTTCGTGCGGACCCTGTCGCTCGCCGAACTCACCGCGCAGCACGTCATGACCCCGCGCGTGAAGGTCAGCTCGCTCCAGTCGTCGGCGACCGCCGAGGACGTCGTCAACCTGACCCGGGCGACCGGCCTGTCCCGCTTCCCGGTCTACCGGGAGAAGATCGACGAGATCGTCGGCATGGTCCACCTCAAGGACGCCCTGGCCGTTCCCACCCACGACCGGCTGCGCACCCCGGTGGGCCGGATCGCCCGCCCCGCGCTGCTCGTCCCGGAGACCCTCCCGGTCCAGCCGCTCCTCGCGCAGCTGCGCAGCGAGCAGCCGATCGCCGTCGTCGTCGACGAGTACGGCGGTACGGCCGGCGTGGTCACCCTGGAGGACATCGTCGAGGAGATCGTCGGCGAGGTCCGTGACGAGCACGACGGCCAGGACGTGCCCGAACTGGCCGCCGCCCCGCCGGAGGACGGCCGTCCCGCCTGGGACGCCGACGGCAGCTGCCGTGTCGACATCCTCCAGCGCATAGGCCTCGATGTGCCCGAGGGGCCCTACGAGACGGTCGCCGGCCTGGTCGCCGACCTGCTCGGCCGGATCCCCGCCGTCGGTGACAAGGCGGAACTGCCCGGCTGGCGGCTCTCGGTGCGCCGGGTCGGGCACTACCGCGCCGAGCGGGTCCGGCTGGTCCGGACGGGCGTCGTCGTGGAGGCTGCCCGATGA
- a CDS encoding SDR family oxidoreductase, with the protein MTTILVTGGTGTLGRLVAERLRADGHEVRVLSRHAQPHAVDLREGGAALDAAVAGVDTVVHCATTQTGGDEKAAANLIAAARRAGVGHLVYISIVGVDQVPFPYYRTKLAVEKQIEESGLRWTVLRTTQFHDLLVMFFNAVSRVPVMLLPAGVSDQPIEVAEVAGRLAELAAGAPAGRVDDMGGPEVRTFEELARAYLRATGRRRRVVNVRLGGKAYREFRAGGHLAVQRGVGKGTFEEYLRRRFAGRVV; encoded by the coding sequence ATGACCACCATCCTGGTGACCGGCGGGACCGGCACACTCGGCCGGCTCGTCGCGGAGCGGCTGCGGGCGGACGGGCACGAGGTACGGGTGCTCAGCCGGCACGCGCAGCCTCACGCCGTCGATCTGCGCGAGGGCGGGGCCGCGCTGGACGCGGCCGTCGCGGGCGTGGACACGGTGGTGCACTGTGCGACCACCCAGACGGGCGGGGACGAGAAGGCGGCCGCGAACCTCATCGCGGCGGCGCGGCGGGCGGGGGTGGGCCATCTCGTCTACATCTCGATCGTCGGCGTCGACCAGGTGCCGTTCCCCTACTACCGGACCAAGCTCGCCGTGGAGAAGCAGATCGAGGAGTCCGGGCTGCGGTGGACGGTACTGCGCACGACGCAGTTCCACGATCTGCTGGTGATGTTCTTCAACGCGGTGTCCAGGGTGCCGGTGATGCTGTTGCCGGCCGGGGTGTCCGACCAGCCGATCGAGGTGGCCGAAGTCGCGGGGCGGCTGGCCGAGTTGGCGGCGGGAGCACCCGCGGGGCGGGTGGATGACATGGGCGGGCCCGAGGTGCGGACGTTCGAGGAGCTGGCCCGGGCGTATCTGAGGGCCACGGGGCGTCGGCGGCGGGTGGTCAATGTGCGGCTGGGCGGGAAGGCGTATCGGGAGTTTCGGGCGGGTGGGCATCTGGCGGTGCAGCGGGGGGTCGGGAAGGGGACGTTCGAGGAGTATCTGCGGCGGCGATTTGCTGGGCGGGTCGTGTGA
- the pnuC gene encoding nicotinamide riboside transporter PnuC yields MNSLNTEAFTLFDQHILWSDMIGNIFGLIALALGWRRSIWSWPVQFLAGLILFGAFYGHLTGSAGKQAIVMVVALYGWWQWNRSKQQGSDGHIAPRFATWRERGAMIAAAAVGTVAVALLFKAYPTLSWDPWPDAYIFVGTVVAMYAQARGMVEFWIAWLLVDLVGVPLNFANGYAFSGFVYVIYGALVLWGMRDWWLRSRTAARPALEGAPA; encoded by the coding sequence GTGAACTCGCTGAACACCGAGGCCTTCACCCTCTTCGACCAGCACATCCTCTGGTCGGACATGATCGGCAACATCTTCGGCCTGATCGCCCTCGCCCTCGGCTGGCGCCGCTCCATCTGGAGCTGGCCCGTCCAGTTCCTGGCCGGCCTCATCCTCTTCGGCGCCTTCTACGGCCACCTCACCGGCAGCGCGGGCAAGCAGGCGATCGTCATGGTCGTCGCGCTGTACGGCTGGTGGCAGTGGAACCGCAGCAAGCAGCAGGGGTCCGACGGCCACATTGCCCCGCGGTTCGCCACCTGGCGCGAGCGCGGCGCGATGATCGCCGCCGCGGCCGTCGGCACCGTCGCCGTCGCCCTGCTCTTCAAGGCCTACCCGACCCTGTCCTGGGACCCCTGGCCCGACGCCTACATCTTCGTCGGCACCGTCGTCGCCATGTACGCCCAGGCGCGCGGCATGGTCGAGTTCTGGATCGCCTGGCTCCTCGTCGACCTGGTCGGCGTCCCCCTCAACTTCGCCAACGGCTACGCCTTCTCCGGCTTCGTCTACGTCATCTACGGCGCGCTCGTCCTGTGGGGCATGCGCGACTGGTGGCTGCGCTCCCGCACGGCCGCGCGGCCCGCTCTGGAAGGAGCGCCGGCATGA
- the ribH gene encoding 6,7-dimethyl-8-ribityllumazine synthase, translating into MSGKGAPELSVRNVGDLRVAVIAAQWHEKVMDGLVDGALRALHDLGIDEPTLLRVPGSWELPVVAKVLAGRGYDAIVALGVVIRGGTPHFEYVCQGVTQGLTQVSVDTGVPVGNGVLTCDTEEQALDRAGLEGSNEDKGHEAVTAAVATAATLRSVSEPWH; encoded by the coding sequence GTGAGCGGCAAGGGTGCACCGGAGCTGTCCGTACGCAACGTGGGTGACCTGCGGGTCGCCGTCATCGCGGCGCAGTGGCACGAAAAGGTGATGGACGGACTGGTCGACGGCGCCCTGCGCGCCCTGCACGACCTGGGGATCGACGAGCCGACCCTGCTCCGGGTCCCCGGCAGCTGGGAGCTCCCGGTCGTCGCCAAGGTGCTGGCCGGGCGGGGCTACGACGCGATCGTCGCCCTCGGCGTGGTCATCCGCGGCGGCACCCCCCACTTCGAGTACGTCTGCCAGGGCGTCACCCAGGGCCTCACCCAGGTCTCCGTCGACACCGGCGTCCCCGTCGGCAACGGAGTGCTGACCTGTGACACCGAGGAGCAGGCCCTGGACCGGGCCGGCCTGGAGGGCTCCAACGAGGACAAGGGGCACGAGGCGGTGACGGCGGCGGTGGCGACCGCGGCCACCCTCCGCTCAGTATCTGAACCGTGGCACTGA